A genomic window from Gossypium hirsutum isolate 1008001.06 chromosome D10, Gossypium_hirsutum_v2.1, whole genome shotgun sequence includes:
- the LOC121222417 gene encoding uncharacterized protein → MNAVKCFLSFSSFVLALSSIVVVTEARDPLNVLMSRKFGGGKLPDLFDIGLYLGAIKGSGPSAPGEGHRFVNGRTLGGIKTSGPSPGVGHKLIDSLGLGGIKDSGPSGGGEGHKFTDTRTLGGIKNSGPSPGEGHSSTLGGIKVSGSNGNRLTISINLGGIKDSGPSPGVGNKFTDSRTQAIKDSGPSPGVGN, encoded by the coding sequence ATGAACGCAGTCAAATGTTTTTTAagcttttcttcttttgttttagcGTTGAGCTCTATTGTGGTTGTGACTGAAGCCAGGGATCCTCTCAATGTCTTGATGTCTCGGAAGTTTGGTGGTGGAAAGCTTCCTGATTTATTTGATATTGGTTTATATCTTGGAGCTATCAAAGGGTCGGGTCCAAGTGCTCCTGGTGAAGGACACAGGTTCGTTAATGGTCGCACCCTTGGAGGCATTAAGACCTCTGGCCCAAGCCCTGGTGTGGGACATAAGTTAATTGACAGCTTGGGTCTTGGAGGTATTAAAGACTCTGGCCCCAGTGGTGGTGGTGAGGGACACAAATTCACTGATACTCGAACCCTCGGCGGTATTAAGAACTCTGGTCCCAGCCCCGGTGAGGGACACAGCTCCACTCTTGGAGGTATAAAGGTCTCGGGTTCCAATGGAAACAGGCTAACTATTAGCATCAATCTAGGAGGCATAAAGGATTCCGGTCCAAGCCCTGGTGTGGGAAACAAGTTTACTGATAGTCGAACCCAAGCCATCAAGGACTCCGGTCCAAGCCCTGGTGTGGGAAATTGA